The nucleotide window CGCCTTGCCCAACTGGTTTAACGTCCCCAGGATTCCCCATCGATAAACGACGAAGCCGGATATCAATGCGGGCTTTGGCTTGGCGATCGCGCAGAGCTGCAAACCAGTCGCTGTACGTCTGAGTCTGACGAATTTCGATCATGAGCCAAGTGTATCCCAAGGGATACGTCTAAGAGGCTAGTTACTTTGGCTAAAGAACTGCACTGCTTCTGCATACTCTTGCAGAGCTGCTAGATAAAACTCGTACCTCATTGAGCAAACATTTGCCGAATTTGCGCCAGAGCTGCTTCGCCCGAAATGGTTTGAACCGTTCCGTTATCGATTTCAGCCAGACGATCTTGTGCGAGCTTCACACCCTGACGCAAGGCATCGTAGTCAACGGTTCCTGAGATGCTTTCGAGAATCTTATCTAGCAGGATTTCCTTGTCGGAATCAGGTAGCGCAGTGGCTTCTGAAATCAGTTGCTCTAGGGTCAACATTGACTTACCCATGCTAGGGAATTGGCCTGATCTTAGCAGTTGCACATTAGCGAGTCATCTTGGTGTACATCTCAAACAGTTTTTCCAGTCGCTCTGTATCGTTCTTAAAGCGGCGACCAATATAGATTCGCTCTAGCACTTCGTCATTACGATCGTGGGCAGCACGCACTAAAGGAAACTCACTATCCATGCGATCAGGGTCATACATGTCTGCGATCGTGGCAGGGAAATAGTGCTCTCTTGCTAGCAAAATTTCTTCTGCGCAATGAGTAAGATCAGATCTGTTTTTCTCAGTGAATTTAGGAACTGGGAATGTATTCCAACCAAGAGTATTAGAATAACGATAATCAGTCCGAAGTCTAACGCAAACTGTAGAAATCCACTGTTGATGCAAACGACTGGCAACTACAGCAAGAGTCCAAATTGGGGCCTGATAAACTACAGCCGCTGTGTCCGCAACAATCGTTCTTTCATCGACAAATCCACATGGCAAATATGGTCTATTCTCAGATGTTACACGAGGGACAATAAGAGCAATTCCCTCTTGATGAGGTGTATAGACAAATCTATGAGGTGTACTAGCGTGGCTTTGAGATTGTTTCCCTTTGCTTGTGCTACGTATTAATCGAACTTGTTCAATTCTCTGACTCAGTTCAGGGACCTTACTGATTATCTCTACATCTTTATCATTCATCCAAAAACAATGACGCACTCTCGAATTTACAAATTCACGGGAGCCAACATATTGACGAATGATTTGGGAAAGCTCCGGATACATAGATAGCAAATGTTTGGTTTGTATAGTATCTTCTATAATTAGATTTCCACCATCTGATGGTTTATTGCCATAATCCATTCTTGGCAAGTCATCAAAGCGATATGATTGTTTAGTTACTATTAAATCTGGCATATCAATAAGGTATGGACCAATATTGTGAGCCTCCTTGATAGCATCGTCTTCAAAAATTCTTTTTGGCTTTCTAAATCTTTTTGAAAGTCCGACAATAACACAGGTAACACCAGCTTTGTCTTTAGCTAAATTACCCCATGTAAACGGTCTATATGCAAAAGAAATAGATAGCCCTCTTTTTAGAATAAGTGGCCAAAGCATGGCTACTTGAATCCCTTGACAAATGGTTTTAGTTGCAACTAAAGCACAGTCAGCATTATGTTTTGAACAGTATTCAGCAGCTTTTAGATACCATGCTGCTACATAGTCTAAGTCTTTATAACTTTTGGTCTCGTACGAGAAAACAAGATCCATGTCTTGTTGTTGAGACTGGTTACGCCATTGACTCCCAAGATAAGGCGGATTTCCACAAATATAGGTTTCTCCTCCTGCATTCTCAAAATCAATCTCTGCTTGATCTAAAGGAGTACTAAATAGATCCTCTGCAACAAGCTTTACCCCCGTTCCTTCTGGCGGGCATACACTAAGCCAGTCCAACCGCAATGCATTGCCACAGATAATCCAGTTCTCTGCCTTCAACGGCAAAAACTCTGCCAACGCTAGCCTTGGTCCACGATAGAGAACATCACACTGATACTCCGCAATAATCAACGCTAGCCGCGCAATCTCTGTCGCAAAATGCCGAATTTCAATGCCTCGAAAATTTGTCAGAGGAATGTCTGACTGGCGATCTGCTTCCCCTCGACGCTTATTGATTTCTGCCTCGATCGCCCGCATCTCCTTATAGGCAATCACCAGAAAATTACCTGAACCGCAGGCTGGATCAAAAACTCGAATCTTTGTGATTCGCTGCCGTAAATTCAGCAACTTGCGCGAGTTATCCCCTGCTGCCTCTAACTGCTCCCTCAAATCATCTAAGAACAGGGGATTCAGTACCTTGAGAATATTGGGGACACTGGTGTAGTGCATTCCCAGTGCACCGCGCTCATCCTCATCTGCAACCGCCTGAATCATTGACCCGAAAATATCGGGATTGATTTTTGTCCAGTCCAGACTGCCTACATGCAGCAAATACGATCGGGCAATTTTACTGAAGCGAGGGACTTCATCACTGCCTGAGAACAGCCCCCCATTCACATAGGGGAACTGATCTGCCCACTTGCGAATCTTGGCCTCTGATCGCTTCTTTAATGGCGTAGCCATCGATCGAAAGACCTCAGCTAGCACTTCATGGGTATTGGAAGAATCTCCCGCTGACATCGTTGCCACAGTCGAGGTAAACATTCCCTCGACTGGGAAGATGTTGGTGTCTTCTGCAAAGAAACAGAAGATCAACCGCGCCATGAAATGATTAAAGGCTTCGCGCTTTTCTGCGGTATCCCAGTCTGGATTCTCCTTCAGCAGCTCAACATAAAGGCGATTGAGCCGACTCGTTGCCTTGATATCAAAAGCATTCTCACGAATCTGCCGAACAGTGGTGATTCCCGCTAGGGGCAGAAAGAAACCAAAGTGATCTGAGAAGGCTGCATATTCGCAAGCAACCGTTTCACCTTCGATCAGGTTCTCGGCCTCGAAGCTCTGTCCATCGGTCGCGAGGATGAACTTGACCTTGTGCTTCGCTGTGGCTCGGCTCTCTCTTAGGGCAGTGAGCGTTGCTGTTACTTCTCCCTGCGGGCAAACCTTGATATGGATTTTGTTGCGTTGCAGAACACCTTCAAGATCTGATGCATTGGTGGCACCCTGCTTGAGCCGCTTGATCGTTGTGCTCTTTTCTCCGAAAGCTTCTAGGAA belongs to Synechococcus elongatus PCC 11801 and includes:
- a CDS encoding class I SAM-dependent DNA methyltransferase, with amino-acid sequence MNAVEIEEAISQLAEAPFDPEEFPFAFLEAFGEKSTTIKRLKQGATNASDLEGVLQRNKIHIKVCPQGEVTATLTALRESRATAKHKVKFILATDGQSFEAENLIEGETVACEYAAFSDHFGFFLPLAGITTVRQIRENAFDIKATSRLNRLYVELLKENPDWDTAEKREAFNHFMARLIFCFFAEDTNIFPVEGMFTSTVATMSAGDSSNTHEVLAEVFRSMATPLKKRSEAKIRKWADQFPYVNGGLFSGSDEVPRFSKIARSYLLHVGSLDWTKINPDIFGSMIQAVADEDERGALGMHYTSVPNILKVLNPLFLDDLREQLEAAGDNSRKLLNLRQRITKIRVFDPACGSGNFLVIAYKEMRAIEAEINKRRGEADRQSDIPLTNFRGIEIRHFATEIARLALIIAEYQCDVLYRGPRLALAEFLPLKAENWIICGNALRLDWLSVCPPEGTGVKLVAEDLFSTPLDQAEIDFENAGGETYICGNPPYLGSQWRNQSQQQDMDLVFSYETKSYKDLDYVAAWYLKAAEYCSKHNADCALVATKTICQGIQVAMLWPLILKRGLSISFAYRPFTWGNLAKDKAGVTCVIVGLSKRFRKPKRIFEDDAIKEAHNIGPYLIDMPDLIVTKQSYRFDDLPRMDYGNKPSDGGNLIIEDTIQTKHLLSMYPELSQIIRQYVGSREFVNSRVRHCFWMNDKDVEIISKVPELSQRIEQVRLIRSTSKGKQSQSHASTPHRFVYTPHQEGIALIVPRVTSENRPYLPCGFVDERTIVADTAAVVYQAPIWTLAVVASRLHQQWISTVCVRLRTDYRYSNTLGWNTFPVPKFTEKNRSDLTHCAEEILLAREHYFPATIADMYDPDRMDSEFPLVRAAHDRNDEVLERIYIGRRFKNDTERLEKLFEMYTKMTR
- a CDS encoding addiction module protein, with the protein product MGKSMLTLEQLISEATALPDSDKEILLDKILESISGTVDYDALRQGVKLAQDRLAEIDNGTVQTISGEAALAQIRQMFAQ